The genomic region tacaaccgatagcgtcgtgataaaaagaaccaacataagaaaattatgaaacggcatgacaaacttagttaaaatttgattataaatACTTGaccacataaaaacccattcccacaaaagtgagttttgagcctttattgagcatacaaatatacatctttacactaaatgctcatttttcgtttcttgtgtgaatagccgcttggttcttacgactctagaacttgccacgacaattcattcccggtccttaccaacttaaacccaagtaagtaaatgatggaggcattaggactaaccctttttctttcaacaccattattttcatttttttacctacccaaaaattccccctagttaacccctttgagcctaaaccttttcatttcttaacccaaaaacccttttacccaccaaaacccctttttcatttttaaccttttattttagtaacaaagctcggttttcgcGTGACTTTCTTAtcgaaaaaaaatatatatatatatatatttgatgatgaagttggaaataaacaaacaaagctcctaaaacaaaggcttgtttgaataaatacttcattaaaaataaaaagtcacaaaaacaaaatgttttacgaaaatcgacgctttttacgcctttcgcccttttctactaaccactaacccaaccacccacctttaacccaagcctaacccttcacccaaaaaatcctcttgatatttacaaaggtataaagttaaaaaggaggaggattgattgcttggcaagcttatggtaggaataagtttcatgccgctctcgagtgattcactaaaaatacaccttcggccgagtgtgattGATTTCctccgtgaggtatgtgaacttgtatataaatgtaattttaaaaGGTATGTTATgacttaataaataatttatcttatgaaatgtttttaataaatcatgacaaataggattgtaaataaataaaaataaaacctagacgatcttggaaaatcccgacactctatgacaagcccaaaaacgttctcttctacccattccatttgggagtgaataaagccacattataaagagttttgcttgaggacaagcaaagattcatgcgtgggggtatttgatgtgcacaaaatgcaacatataaattacatcaataatggcttaaaactaaccctttttttagtactaatgttggaaaaagtgtgcttttgttttccctttgcattttcaggattaaatgagctcaaaataacaaaagaagcaaaaagacagcaaaatccaacataattacaagaaaaggaacaaaagtgatatgccgacCCTCCCGACAGCagcttcccaagcaaaacaaagaaatcagaagactgaacacgccccgtgctcaacgagcacggggccgtgcccaagaagcagcagaaaagacaaacctatagacgcttctactgcccaccacggggccgtgcccagtggacacgggggcgtggtcagaatGTTGCaagcgcatttattgtaattgcgaattacaattaatgaagagagagagagtgtcagacggacacggggccgtgcccaggcttctgttcagcctataaataggagtgcttggagccatttcaactcatcccttggcacaccacctctctcacacttcacccaccacccaccaccatcacaacaccatcatccaccaccatcatccattgtccatcatagagtgtgtgagtcgtctcgggatccaagattgatcgtaagagttcttgacaatcaaaggccatgtttgcccaagtctcttacatcacttggtgaagacaagtgtttagtgtaatacttttatttttaatcttttgcactttttaattggttttgtattaatgactttaattactagtttcttatgttgaaggtgattcttccttatcgtttgtccgtggtgtcttggcattattttactgtctatataaaataaaagattttcaccattcatatctccacggtctatatggaggtatgttggctacctggtcgggggttaagtgaacggtttggtaagagtcttgccattgttcagtgtatagatcctgcaaaggacctgggtcaaatttagtaggatctccttcaatacccaaaggtattggatggcgggggtccaaactctttgatcccctcataagttaaactactattaaaactttaacccagctacttaggactgtatccctgctgacttagactacttagctgagggtaacgtcaccttcaaaagaggggcctacaacattatgcattaataacttaattaattatctttcaataatccaaccctttaggattgtatccttgctgactcaaactactgggttgagggtaacgtcacctttaaaagaggggcctactacaataactaagataatctcttaaacaagtgcaaaagtgcgaaaataatcaaaggttacactaacacacgagtcggatccaagtgattcatcttgtctatctgtttttatttttattttctttttcagcattttagttagttttattttcttagtttaaaatctttttctaacattttgatctgattagacgttgaggataaaccggtactaaaagctcttgtgtccttggacgacctcagtatcttaccaacactatactacgtctacgatgggtgcacttgcccatatgtgtgtttagtgttagtaaatatcgtgttttataaatttaaaacttggctaaaaagtgtaaaagggcttaaaatatatacctaaaacataacACACTTTGCACGCATCAATTGCTTACTAATTAGTGGAAGAATCTCGTTCCATATTTTCTCCTTTTGCTAGTTCTTGAAGAATctcgttccgtattttctccttttctagtTTTCGAAGAATCACATTCCGCATATAGATGTCAATCATAGTTACACAAGGCAATTAAACCTTACAAACATAATCTAAAAACTTATATAATATGCTTCATATATTAAACATAAAATAAGTAAAATATATTCCTCCATTCATTTGCTTCACTTGACCTAAAAGATGATAACTTTCACCAAGGAGTTTATAATAAAACTTCAAGCATTCTGAACCCTAACTACAAACAACCCAACAAACCCTAGCTAGAAACGATTCCCATAAACTAACTTATACGCGATGAATCCTCTGTTAATCAACTTATTCCCACCGACGTAAAGTTCACCGTTATCTGCTCCATGTATTGAATAGTTGATATGATTAGACCATGAAAGTACTCCATCCAGTAGTTAACAGACGATCATCACAAATTTCAATATCATTTTGGTGAATTTCTGAATGTTTGAAACCTTCCTCTGATTCGGAAGACGATAACtcgttatatgtatttttatgtaCCTAAATAATACAACAAACGCTATCTAAACAATTACTAAAACATATTAAACGGTTGTTCGGTATTACAAAAAAACATATATAGGACTCAAGCTGTTGTTTACTATTTTAGATTAGACCAAATTGTACCTATAAAGTCAACCCAAACATCCATTATGGATATATAACACTACACTTAAGCCCCCCATGTTACGATAGGGGCATAAAGCCATGCTAACTAGCACAAATGCCACACTATCAACAACGAACCTGACAATTGGTAAAAAAAAGACGTAAAAaggttgaaccacacacgcacgttaccctgtgttaacttgcaaaaattTAGAACGAGAGGTAAAGAGAAACATAAAAACATTGAACCGCACACGCAATTTGTGCcttgttaactcgcaaaatttagaacgaaaatttgcgaaagatgaaaagtatagagGAACAAAATTGAAACTAAAAAATTGTGAGTTTAAATTGAAGAAAATGGATAATTTGGGTTCTGTTGTTTGTGAGTTTACTTAAGGAAGGATAAGAACAAAAAAAAAGATATTTCTCTTTTCTTTCATTTCTCTTCTCTTCTCCTCCTATCACTTTTTTCCAAATTGGAAAGATGAAATTCAGCATTAAACTTCTCTTCCTTTCTCTTCTTTGCATTTatctaaaaataaattttttggGTAAATTATACTTTTCGTTCTTTGTGTTTGTAGCGAGTTGTAATAGATAGCCCTTACCTTCAATAATTACACTCacaatgttttatttgtaaaaccaTTACACCCTACGCCCTTTATTATTAAtcaggttaaaattttcagttaagtctaTTCATACAAGGGCGTTTAGTATTTTTACTTAATTATATATAGTATTAAAAATCATAGAATATGACATTTAAAAAATTATGAAAACAAAAATATATACCGTCCCtgcttctctctctctcatctctggTGAGCCAGCGAACCGCTCCGGCGAGTTCCCACGGTGTTTACCTAACAACGGATAACCTACAGAGAGGTTAAAAGGGTATAATTAGTCTTCCAGGCATACAATTTTAGTTCTGcatacaattttagttctgaatgAATTCTATACGAATGTCTTTATGAAGATCAGATTTGTTATGTTCCAACTTTGGGACAACACACATCAGTTGCTTCTTGACGGAGCCAAATCATATTTCATGTTGTTTAATACGTGATCAGTAAACCATCAAGTACACACATGTCAAGTAACATTGCCAAAATATATTAAGCCACCTA from Helianthus annuus cultivar XRQ/B chromosome 10, HanXRQr2.0-SUNRISE, whole genome shotgun sequence harbors:
- the LOC110882132 gene encoding uncharacterized protein LOC110882132, coding for MFEGELKSDRWLEWSSSPSLFFGSQPSDLVVTVTPRSGRAKHGGHKLRWCVQVLRRSSGYPLLGKHRGNSPERFAGSPEMREREAGTVHKNTYNELSSSESEEGFKHSEIHQNDIEICDDRLLTTGWSTFMV